The Deinococcus carri genome includes a region encoding these proteins:
- a CDS encoding DUF423 domain-containing protein, whose translation MQKLDSMQAGAVLAALAVALGAFGAHALKASLDPAMLANFETGVRYQMYAALALLVLGTQPGQRRAPPLLLAGAIIFSGTLYVLALSGVRWLGAVTPVGGVLLIAGFVLAALDARRG comes from the coding sequence ATGCAGAAGCTCGATTCGATGCAGGCCGGCGCTGTTCTCGCGGCGCTGGCGGTCGCCCTCGGCGCGTTCGGTGCCCACGCCCTGAAAGCCAGCCTGGACCCCGCCATGCTCGCCAACTTCGAGACGGGGGTGCGGTATCAGATGTATGCGGCCCTGGCCCTGCTCGTCCTGGGAACGCAGCCCGGCCAGCGCCGTGCGCCGCCGCTGCTGCTCGCCGGGGCCATCATCTTCAGCGGGACCCTGTACGTGCTCGCCCTGAGTGGCGTGCGCTGGCTGGGAGCCGTCACGCCGGTCGGCGGCGTGCTGCTGATCGCGGGATTCGTGCTGGCGGCGCTGGACGCGCGGCGGGGGTAG
- a CDS encoding pseudouridine synthase, whose protein sequence is MTGGSGTGGGERLQKRLARAGVASRRAAEDLITAGRVTVNGEVAALGRTVSPTDEVRVDGNLIETAGLESVTFLLYKPAGYVTTARDEYGRRNVLDAMPPVPGLHPVGRLDKDSEGLLLLTTDGQLTLTLTHPRYGHEKAYRAWTEGDPGAAELRALEEGVELDDGPAQALSARPAPGGALVILGEGRNRQVRRMLEAVGYPVTRLLRYRVGGLWLGDLAPGEYRQLSPRDLHDLLNPAQVPRHAWERAEREMLDRWG, encoded by the coding sequence GTGACGGGTGGGAGTGGGACGGGCGGGGGGGAACGCCTCCAGAAGCGCCTCGCCCGCGCCGGGGTCGCCTCGCGCCGCGCCGCCGAGGACCTGATCACGGCGGGCCGCGTGACCGTGAACGGCGAGGTCGCCGCGCTGGGGCGCACCGTCTCCCCCACCGACGAGGTGCGGGTGGACGGCAACCTCATCGAAACGGCGGGGCTGGAAAGCGTCACCTTCCTGCTGTACAAGCCCGCCGGATACGTCACCACCGCCCGCGACGAGTACGGCCGCCGAAACGTGCTGGACGCCATGCCGCCTGTCCCCGGCCTGCATCCGGTCGGGCGGCTGGATAAGGATTCGGAGGGGCTGCTGCTCCTCACCACCGACGGACAACTGACCCTCACCCTGACCCACCCCCGCTACGGCCATGAGAAGGCGTACCGCGCCTGGACGGAGGGCGACCCCGGCGCTGCCGAACTGCGCGCGCTGGAAGAAGGCGTCGAGCTGGACGACGGCCCCGCCCAGGCACTCAGCGCCCGGCCCGCGCCCGGCGGCGCACTCGTGATCCTCGGTGAAGGCCGCAACCGTCAGGTACGCCGGATGCTGGAGGCTGTCGGCTATCCCGTCACCCGGCTGCTGCGCTACCGCGTGGGCGGCCTGTGGCTGGGCGACCTGGCCCCCGGCGAGTACCGCCAGCTCTCGCCCCGCGACCTCCACGACCTGCTGAACCCCGCGCAGGTGCCCCGCCACGCCTGGGAAAGGGCCGAGCGGGAAATGCTGGATCGGTGGGGGTGA
- the rsmH gene encoding 16S rRNA (cytosine(1402)-N(4))-methyltransferase RsmH yields the protein MNTASPDIPDPQSLSHTPVLAAEVLQALAPAPGRVIVDGTLGGAGHTRLLLEAGATVYGIDQDPYALNRAREAQIPGLHVLEGNYRDMRELLARAGVTGVDGVLLDIGVSSFQLDDTGRGFSYHSAAPLDMRMSQAGESAADVVNTYAEEDLAAIIYEYGEDRHSRRIARAIGQAREKAPIESTVQLAEIVKRAYPGFSKGIHPARRTFQALRIHVNDELGALRDGLQAAEVLLTPGGRLAVISFHSLEDRIVKRFLRGSPSLRPLTKRPVEASEAEQATNPRARSAKLRAAEKLAPGEVAPQDEPEEAP from the coding sequence ATGAACACAGCCTCCCCCGATATCCCCGATCCCCAGTCTCTCTCTCATACCCCGGTCCTGGCCGCCGAGGTGCTTCAGGCCCTCGCCCCCGCGCCGGGCCGCGTGATCGTGGACGGCACGCTCGGCGGGGCCGGGCATACCCGGCTGCTGCTGGAAGCCGGGGCGACCGTCTACGGCATCGATCAGGACCCCTACGCGCTGAACCGCGCCCGCGAGGCCCAGATTCCCGGCCTGCATGTGCTGGAGGGCAACTACCGCGACATGCGCGAACTGCTCGCCCGCGCCGGCGTGACCGGGGTGGACGGCGTGCTGCTCGACATCGGCGTGAGCAGCTTTCAGCTCGACGACACCGGGCGCGGGTTCTCGTACCACTCGGCCGCACCGCTCGACATGCGCATGAGCCAGGCGGGCGAGAGCGCCGCCGACGTGGTCAACACCTACGCCGAAGAGGACCTCGCCGCCATCATCTACGAGTACGGCGAGGACCGGCATTCGCGCCGGATCGCCCGCGCCATCGGGCAGGCGCGCGAGAAGGCCCCCATCGAGAGCACCGTGCAGCTCGCGGAGATCGTCAAGCGGGCCTATCCCGGTTTCTCGAAGGGCATTCACCCGGCCCGCCGGACCTTCCAGGCCCTGCGGATTCACGTCAACGACGAGCTGGGGGCGCTGCGCGATGGCCTCCAGGCGGCGGAAGTGCTCCTTACCCCCGGCGGCCGCCTGGCGGTCATCTCCTTTCACTCGCTTGAGGACCGCATCGTGAAGCGCTTCCTGCGGGGCAGCCCGTCCCTGCGGCCCCTGACCAAGCGGCCGGTGGAGGCCAGCGAGGCCGAGCAGGCCACCAACCCCCGCGCCCGCAGCGCCAAGCTGCGTGCCGCCGAGAAACTGGCCCCCGGCGAGGTCGCCCCCCAGGACGAACCGGAGGAAGCGCCGTGA
- the mraZ gene encoding division/cell wall cluster transcriptional repressor MraZ codes for MPFGEYPYTIDDKGRVVMPPAFREFVEDGMILTRGMEGCLYVFPLASWRRVEEQLEGLPLTDAQSRAFVRFFYSGAGKARLDNQSRVSIPQTLRTFAALGSDVIVAGAPGRLELWNPDRWEAAIQAVQSDPPRPDLLANFVA; via the coding sequence TTGCCGTTTGGAGAATACCCCTACACCATCGACGACAAGGGCCGCGTGGTCATGCCACCCGCCTTTCGGGAATTCGTCGAGGACGGGATGATTCTCACACGCGGCATGGAAGGCTGCCTGTATGTCTTCCCACTCGCCAGTTGGCGGCGTGTGGAGGAACAACTCGAAGGCCTGCCGCTGACGGATGCCCAGTCGCGGGCGTTCGTGCGCTTCTTCTATTCCGGTGCTGGCAAGGCGCGGCTCGACAACCAGAGCCGTGTTTCGATTCCCCAGACGCTGCGGACCTTTGCCGCCCTGGGCAGCGACGTGATCGTGGCGGGTGCGCCCGGACGGCTGGAACTCTGGAATCCGGACCGCTGGGAAGCGGCCATCCAGGCCGTGCAGAGCGACCCGCCCAGACCCGACCTTCTCGCCAATTTCGTGGCGTGA